A single genomic interval of Deferribacter autotrophicus harbors:
- a CDS encoding DUF190 domain-containing protein: MARKLEGTQKLMRIFIGENDKFEGKPLYKEIVGLCREKGISGATVMRGIYGYGRSSIIHSSRTLALSSDLPIIVEVVDTPEKIDEILPEIEKMVDHGLITLELAHVIKYG, encoded by the coding sequence ATGGCACGTAAACTGGAAGGAACTCAAAAATTAATGAGAATATTTATTGGAGAGAATGATAAGTTTGAAGGTAAACCTCTTTATAAAGAGATTGTTGGTTTGTGTAGAGAAAAGGGGATTTCTGGTGCAACGGTTATGAGGGGTATTTATGGATATGGTAGAAGTTCTATTATTCATTCTTCAAGGACATTAGCTCTTTCCAGTGATTTACCGATAATTGTGGAAGTTGTAGATACTCCTGAAAAGATAGATGAGATTTTACCGGAAATTGAAAAAATGGTTGATCATGGTTTAATCACTCTTGAATTAGCACATGTGATAAAGTACGGATAA
- a CDS encoding molybdopterin-dependent oxidoreductase, translating to MSFLKDIGTPVFNAERLKEIPSKNEYLIEISYGEKKEKIFYNDLYNIFEKKVVNCRLTSVSRWSVRANWEGILWSDFVNYLEVSDYKYVYFESYGGYITTVFGEDMNNPRILIATHVDGEEIEFEYGGPVRMIIPNLWGYKSCKWLKKIYFIDEYIVGYWEGYGYDDRGLIEPTILLDINSKEHKRIKGGEVLEF from the coding sequence ATGAGTTTTTTGAAAGATATCGGTACTCCTGTTTTTAATGCTGAACGTTTGAAAGAAATTCCAAGTAAAAATGAATATCTTATTGAAATTTCTTATGGAGAGAAAAAGGAGAAAATATTTTATAACGACTTATACAATATTTTTGAAAAGAAAGTTGTAAATTGTAGGCTTACTTCCGTAAGTAGATGGAGTGTAAGGGCCAATTGGGAAGGGATTTTGTGGAGTGACTTTGTTAACTATTTAGAGGTATCCGATTACAAGTATGTTTATTTTGAAAGTTATGGGGGATATATCACCACCGTTTTTGGTGAAGATATGAACAATCCAAGGATCTTGATTGCTACCCATGTGGATGGGGAAGAGATAGAATTTGAATATGGCGGTCCTGTTAGGATGATAATTCCTAATTTGTGGGGGTATAAGAGCTGCAAGTGGCTTAAAAAGATTTATTTTATTGATGAATATATTGTGGGATATTGGGAAGGTTATGGGTATGATGATAGGGGGCTCATAGAGCCTACCATTTTGCTTGATATTAATAGTAAGGAGCATAAAAGGATTAAAGGTGGAGAAGTATTGGAGTTTTAG